One window of Cervus elaphus chromosome 2, mCerEla1.1, whole genome shotgun sequence genomic DNA carries:
- the LOC122705521 gene encoding olfactory receptor 8D4, with protein sequence MGVRNQSTVTEFLFTGLTDQPELQLPLFCLFLGIYIVTAMGNLGMILIIRLSSQLHKPMYYFLSSLSFIDFCYSSVITPRMLAGFLCRDKAISYSGCMTQLFFFCIFIISECYMLAAMAYDRYVAICSPLFYNVIMSPRVCSLLVTAVFSVGFTDAMIHGGFMLRLTFCKSNIIKHYFCDIIPLIKLSCSSTYIDELLIFVIGGFNMVATSLTIITSYAFILSSIFRIHSKEGRSKAFSTCSSHLTAVLVFYGSLMSLYLKPASSSSLTQEKVSSVFYTNVIPMLNPLIYSLRNKEVKNSLMKLLRRKISP encoded by the coding sequence ATGGGTGTAAGAAACCAATCCACAGTGACTGAGTTTCTTTTCACAGGATTAACGGACCAACCAGAACTTCAGCtgcctctcttctgcctcttctTAGGGATTTATATAGTCACGGCCATGGGAAACCTCGGCATGATACTGATAATCAGGCTGAGTTCTCAACTCCACAAGCCCATGTACTATTTCCTTAGTAGTTTGTCTTTTATAGATTTCTGCTATTCTTCTGTCATTACCCCCAGAATGCTGGCAGGATTTTTATGCAGAGATAAAGCTATATCCTATTCTGGATGTATGACCCAgctgtttttcttctgtattttcatcATTTCTGAGTGCTACATGCTGGCAgcaatggcctatgaccgctatgtcgCCATCTGCAGCCCCCTGTTCTACAACGTCATCATGTCCCCCAGGGTCTGTTCTCTGCTGGTCACTGCTGTCTTCTCAGTAGGTTTTACTGATGCTATGATTCATGGTGGCTTTATGTTAAGGTTGACTTTCTGCAAATCAAACatcattaaacattatttctgtgaCATCATTCCTCTCATTAAACTCTCCTGTTCCAGCACTTATATTGATGAGCTTTTGATTTTTGTCATTGGAGGATTTAACATGGTAGCCACCAGCTTGACCATCATCACTTCATATGCTTTTATCCTCTCCAGCATCTTCCGCATCCATTCTAAAGAAGGTCGGTCCAAAGCCTTCAGCACCTGCAGCTCCCACTTGACAGCTGTCCTTGTATTTTATGGGTCGCTCATGTCCCTGTATCTCAAACCTGCTTCCAGCAGTTCACTCACCCAGGAGAAAGTGTCCTCAGTATTTTATACCAATGTGATTCCCATGTTGAATCCTCTGATATATAGTCTGAGGAACAAGGAAGTAAAAAACTCACTGATGAAActcttaagaagaaaaatatctccataa